A window of Nicotiana tabacum cultivar K326 chromosome 24, ASM71507v2, whole genome shotgun sequence contains these coding sequences:
- the LOC107827115 gene encoding F-box/FBD/LRR-repeat protein At1g13570 isoform X1: protein MFLLAKIYYMMYPTGRRQYRYRTLPPDILSNLPQKVIDEILICLPLRDAVRTSILSKKWRYIWRRLPQLTLEHTLWKKREDITDLTRNFSEIVRHIYCYHAGPIKKFTLCIPYLDLDRRCPYIDRLISFLSRNGIQHLVLRLPIRGNSYELPPLFFTCFQLRHLTLYNCSMNHPPHFKGFDWLTSLELHDVTISSKLLERLISRSPLLEQFVLHISGALSNVIEISAPMLRSFDYTGNISSVLLKNVPLLAKFSLSQREYHVAAGKCNIAMFFESFSALEHLHLNDMSFVAGAGEIPTRLPFNLNYVKHVCISSIYLSDLDEVSCALCLIRSFPYLQYMEMKVEASDDNDILALESLEVERFSDVTFNHLREVKLIQTNGTIPEMQLMKLLLAKSPRLVRMLIEPCLVEESATVKILAELTKLKRASPKAEVVYKLDKHPNLGPV from the exons AT GTTCTTACTGGCGAAAATTTATTATATGATGTATCCTACGGGCAGAAGGCAGTATCGCTATCGAACTTTACCTCCTGATATACTTAGCAACCTTCCTCAGAAAGTAATTGATGAAATTCTTATTTGTTTGCCTTTGCGAGATGCTGTGAGGACTAGCATCTTGTCGAAGAAATGGAGATATATATGGCGTAGACTTCCACAATTGACGCTTGAGCACACActttggaaaaaaagagaggatatAACGGACCTTACAAGAAACTTTTCAGAGATTGTCAGGCACATTTATTGCTATCATGCAGGACCAATTAAAAAATTTACCCTCTGCATTCCTTATTTGGATTTGGACCGCCGCTGTCCTTATATTGACAGATTGATAAGTTTCCTCAGTAGAAATGGCATTCAACATCTTGTTCTTAGACTTCCAATCAGGGGTAACTCGTATGAATTGCCGCCATTGTTTTTCACATGTTTCCAGTTGAGGCATCTGACTCTCTATAATTGCTCAATGAATCATCCACCACACTTCAAAGGGTTTGATTGGTTAACTAGCCTAGAACTACATGATGTTACAATATCTTCCAAGTTGCTTGAACGATTAATCTCTCGTTCCCCGTTGCTTGAGCAGTTCGTGCTGCATATCTCAGGTGCTTTAAGCAACGTCATTGAAATTAGTGCTCCCATGCTGAGATCCTTTGACTACACAGGCAATATAAGCTCTGTCTTGTTAAAAAATGTTCCTCTTCTGGCAAAATTTTCACTTTCGCAAAGGGAATATCATGTGGCAGCAGGAAAATGTAATATCGCCATGTTTTTTGAGTCTTTTTCTGCTCTCGAGCATCTCCACTTGAATGACATG TCCTTTGTTGCAGGAGCTGGTGAAATACCAACAAGGCTTCCGTTTAACCTTAACTATGTCAAACACGTATGTATATCTAGTATTTATCTGTCTGACTTGGATGAGGTTTCATGTGCTCTTTGCTTGATAAGAAGCTTCCCATATTTACAGTATATGGAAATGAAg GTGGAGGCTAGTGACGACAATGATATACTGGCTCTTGAATCTCTTGAAGTGGAACGCTTCTCAGATGTGACATTTAATCACCTCAGGGAAGTTAAGCTAATACAAACTAACGGCACAATCCCTGAAATGCAGCTTATGAAGCTTCTGTTGGCCAAGTCACCCAGGCTTGTGAGAATGCTAATCGAGCCATGTCTCGTTGAAGAATCTGCAACAGTCAAAATACTTGCTGAGCTAACAAAACTTAAGCGGGCATCACCTAAAGCTGAAGTTGTATATAAGTTGGATAAGCATCCAAATCTCGGTCCTGTCTGA
- the LOC107827115 gene encoding F-box/FBD/LRR-repeat protein At1g13570 isoform X2, which yields MMYPTGRRQYRYRTLPPDILSNLPQKVIDEILICLPLRDAVRTSILSKKWRYIWRRLPQLTLEHTLWKKREDITDLTRNFSEIVRHIYCYHAGPIKKFTLCIPYLDLDRRCPYIDRLISFLSRNGIQHLVLRLPIRGNSYELPPLFFTCFQLRHLTLYNCSMNHPPHFKGFDWLTSLELHDVTISSKLLERLISRSPLLEQFVLHISGALSNVIEISAPMLRSFDYTGNISSVLLKNVPLLAKFSLSQREYHVAAGKCNIAMFFESFSALEHLHLNDMSFVAGAGEIPTRLPFNLNYVKHVCISSIYLSDLDEVSCALCLIRSFPYLQYMEMKVEASDDNDILALESLEVERFSDVTFNHLREVKLIQTNGTIPEMQLMKLLLAKSPRLVRMLIEPCLVEESATVKILAELTKLKRASPKAEVVYKLDKHPNLGPV from the exons ATGATGTATCCTACGGGCAGAAGGCAGTATCGCTATCGAACTTTACCTCCTGATATACTTAGCAACCTTCCTCAGAAAGTAATTGATGAAATTCTTATTTGTTTGCCTTTGCGAGATGCTGTGAGGACTAGCATCTTGTCGAAGAAATGGAGATATATATGGCGTAGACTTCCACAATTGACGCTTGAGCACACActttggaaaaaaagagaggatatAACGGACCTTACAAGAAACTTTTCAGAGATTGTCAGGCACATTTATTGCTATCATGCAGGACCAATTAAAAAATTTACCCTCTGCATTCCTTATTTGGATTTGGACCGCCGCTGTCCTTATATTGACAGATTGATAAGTTTCCTCAGTAGAAATGGCATTCAACATCTTGTTCTTAGACTTCCAATCAGGGGTAACTCGTATGAATTGCCGCCATTGTTTTTCACATGTTTCCAGTTGAGGCATCTGACTCTCTATAATTGCTCAATGAATCATCCACCACACTTCAAAGGGTTTGATTGGTTAACTAGCCTAGAACTACATGATGTTACAATATCTTCCAAGTTGCTTGAACGATTAATCTCTCGTTCCCCGTTGCTTGAGCAGTTCGTGCTGCATATCTCAGGTGCTTTAAGCAACGTCATTGAAATTAGTGCTCCCATGCTGAGATCCTTTGACTACACAGGCAATATAAGCTCTGTCTTGTTAAAAAATGTTCCTCTTCTGGCAAAATTTTCACTTTCGCAAAGGGAATATCATGTGGCAGCAGGAAAATGTAATATCGCCATGTTTTTTGAGTCTTTTTCTGCTCTCGAGCATCTCCACTTGAATGACATG TCCTTTGTTGCAGGAGCTGGTGAAATACCAACAAGGCTTCCGTTTAACCTTAACTATGTCAAACACGTATGTATATCTAGTATTTATCTGTCTGACTTGGATGAGGTTTCATGTGCTCTTTGCTTGATAAGAAGCTTCCCATATTTACAGTATATGGAAATGAAg GTGGAGGCTAGTGACGACAATGATATACTGGCTCTTGAATCTCTTGAAGTGGAACGCTTCTCAGATGTGACATTTAATCACCTCAGGGAAGTTAAGCTAATACAAACTAACGGCACAATCCCTGAAATGCAGCTTATGAAGCTTCTGTTGGCCAAGTCACCCAGGCTTGTGAGAATGCTAATCGAGCCATGTCTCGTTGAAGAATCTGCAACAGTCAAAATACTTGCTGAGCTAACAAAACTTAAGCGGGCATCACCTAAAGCTGAAGTTGTATATAAGTTGGATAAGCATCCAAATCTCGGTCCTGTCTGA